One Pomacea canaliculata isolate SZHN2017 linkage group LG1, ASM307304v1, whole genome shotgun sequence genomic window, TTTACAGGGGATTTGAACATACCCTCTCAACATGTTATTATGTTCTTGATTTTCTTGATATATAATGTCATACAACATAGCAAAACCATACATTAATAAACTCACCCTGCAGAATAGTTGATGGAACAGGCCAATGCATTTCCAGAACCACCTGGCACACAGCCTACTGGTGTCTTGATGGCTGAACTCCAATCAACCCGCTTCATCAATCCATTGATCACCTAGATAGACATTTCAATGCttatttctttgatgcactgctAGTTCGACAACTTGCACACCACTGTCCACTAATACAACAGGTTTAGAACAACCCACACATTGTCTAATTGCTAAATTTTATAGCTTCTCTgatcacattatttattttttttctttgttttctgcttctgcATAGCAGGACTtcaacaggttaaaaaaaaaatacaatgatcAAATAGGAGACGGGAGGAATGCTAGCTGCATGTATTAGAAAACATAGTTAATAGTGGGAGTCTAAAGTCAAAACTCACACCTTGCAGGTACAGGTACTGAAAAGATTAATTGTTGGATATACACTGTGCCCATACCTCAAATATCAATCCATCTCCTGATACAATGACCAACCCACCCCAGTCTGAAAGCTCCAGATTCTGAACCATATCCTGGGCATGACCAGcatattctgaaaaaaattactaagCCATCAAATACTCTAATGCTTAGAGGTCTTGTCCAGATCAAAAACAATACTGTGTACAAGCACTTTACAAGGCTTGTCTTTTAGAATACATACCTATGCTATTTGTCATTCTACAATCTGCATTGTTAAACTTTGTTATGTGGTAACTTGtacacaagtttgcttctctcCACCACTTAGCTTATCATTCTCTTCTGCTCTTCCTTTCGAACAGAAGATTGAGAACAGAAGATACGCCaatcttctttaaaataaaaactttgccatGTACCATGATGGACAGAAGTCTTTTCTTTGTTGAGAAGCAACCAAAATAAGTTATATTTAGAGCATGGTCCCCAAGTGAATGAACATTTCACAAAGTTTTAGATTGctgttattgcatttttttcagtaacTGCTGCAGTGGTGCAAAGGGATTTTATTTAGCCTTGGGTACATTATTTAGACAATGTTTGCAtacattatatatgtatttatatatgtgaGTGAGCGCATGTGAGTCTGTCAGCAATGCTTTTGTTGTGTGCTTATGTATTATAAGTAGAGGCATCATTCATCATACCAGTAACAACAAGCTTGAAAGGGATGTTGGCTTCCTCCAGCATATTCACAACTTCATTTTTGAAAGTCTGCAGGGCACGACCAGAGCCACTAGAAGGGTTGACAAAGACCAGGAGCCTGCCACGGGGTGGTGGAGTACATGtatcaacatctacaacaaatGCATGTTATCACTAGCCAGCTGAATTAATGTCTTAAGATAAACACTTCTTAGTAATAACAACTGAGCTGGCTATCAGTTAATAGGCACAGTGTAAGTATGAACATGTGATTGTTCGCCAGTGTAtttcaccattttcttaccttttGCAATAGAAATACACATCTTCATTGCTCTAAATAGCATGATGCATTCAATACCAGTCTGAATTGTACAACTATTAATACAGTCTTGTGACTGGAGGTTTTTGGGCAAAATAGCTGTGATTTCAGGCAATTACCCATAAAGGCTGTTATAAGATGAGCTTGGACCTAGAggtgattttaattttgattgtttGATCTGCTTACCAGCAAGTTTTCTGTGACTTCAAATCTCTTGATATTATTTGctcttatgttttttttagtttgttgtttttaaagaaaaggttcaacaaaattaatgaacatTGCTCAGTAATGGATATCAACAAGGTGACAATGGATAATATTGCATATTTAAAATCTATACGGGAAAGTTTAATAACACTAAACATTTACGAGTTCtttcttgttgcttttttttgtatCCTATGTGAtttaatgattaaaatattagtttctGTGAATGTAACAAGTCTCTCACTCTTTGCTGCTGATGTAAAGTCAGTGTATGTACTTCTCTTCTTGGTAgtgtatgcatacatgtatctacatacacacattcacaaaagaCAGCTGCGCTCTTGAGCACTTGATTCTCAATAACTCATACAACCAATAGAAATATAAGGATGTTCTTTCCTCTATTAAAACGATTAAATCTTTAGACTGCTACTTATCGAGattactgtttttcttttcgtaCCAGTAAAAACTATGCTTTCTATGGACACTAAAGCAGAAAACACTTGTTAATGGCAAGAATTTTTCCTATTAGAATATCCAAGAAAATACACACTAACTCAAGTCACTGCAGTGACTTACCCTCTGGACGCACTGGAATGTCCCTTGCTAAACTGCAGATCACACTTCGCCACTTCCTACATATTTTCCAGTTCTCTTCAAACGATTTGCAGGTACTTATTTCAAATGTTGTGACTTGACGATGTCGTATTCTTTTACCGGTGAATACTTTCTTTCGAAAAGGGTACGCAAAGACTGTGAACGCTGCTACTATACTATCCGATTGCAATTTGGAAGGAGTGGAACTTGACTCGGTGCACTGACAACCTACGATGTCGCTCATGCGCACCAGCTTTTCCTCATATTGATTACTACTGGTAATTGGACTGTAGTAAAGTCCTACTGGAGTGAGAGTTACTTTGAAAAGTACCCGCTTCTTTGATGAAACTCGAAATTCACCTTCCAAAAGGACCTCTTCTCTCCAATTCGCCATTTTAGCGTCTACAGATCATGTGACCACTGATAGGGCTTGTggttgtcacgtgatcacttcCACGCgcatgttttggttttttgcgGACATCCATGGTCGCTACGAAGTCTGTGGCATCGTCACTTAAAAGTGTTCTCTTGTTTCCCTTACCCATAAATATGTGTGCTTTATCAGATCTATGTGATCGAatcacatacagtgtcccgagacgagctTCGAACTCCGAATTTCTCAGTGCAGGGATAACAGCTCATGCAGGGCCACGATATATGCGCTTTGCGGAAAACAAAGGGCAAATGAGGTCCGTGAAATTTCTATTGATGTCCATTTCTGACAGAAAAAGGTTAATTTTAGCTGAATTAGTAAATGTAAATACAGAACTAACGAACTTAAAAAcagttaaccgaaatgttcgttatccgaaacaatttatatttagtCACATTATATTGATGTCCATttctaacagaaaaagaaaaagtattaaaagCGGAATTTTTAGCTGAAATAGTTAATATAAATAGCTGCTGTTATAAACATGGAGAAATTATTACCAAATGGTTACACACGATTTATTTAGTCGCACCATTTATATGGAAAAATAACGTGAGAAAATTTCGTCTGCTAAGAGGCTTTGTAAGTACGCAGTGATCTCCCGCAATTTCCCATCATTCTACACTCCTTTCCCACTTCCTTTTCCTGTAAACCATCATGGTAAGTGGGATGATGTGCAATGAAATGTTGTGATCCTAACAAATCTTATGAATTGCGGATTCATCGTGCCTTTTTGTGCATTTAAACATTCACCTGATTTGTGAATCTATCGATTTCTGTGGTTTTAGGGTATCGATATCACCCACAAGTATGACCGAAAGGTCCGTCGGACGGAACCGAAGTCGCAGGATATCTACTTGCGTCTGCTGGTTAAGGTGTGTGaacctttttgtgtttttaaaattaacagttaCTTTATTATTTCCCACGTGTAATAGACGAGATATATTAAGATTTCTTTGGCGGATTTGTAGTTACTTTTTCCAGGGTACTTTCGATAAGCAAATGTGAATCGGGTCGGTTACTTTAGTTAACCATTTAATCATACTCGGTAAAGTTTTTATCGGTTTCATTAGAAATAAAggaacatgttttatttttagtaaaggTCTTGCTGATGTTAAGACCTACGAATTAGTTTAAATGATACGTTGTGGTGACAGATCAACTAATATACGCATAGGCAATCAAAGCCAGTTCTTAACAcgtttatgtattattttttacagcTGTACAGATTCCTGGCACGCCGTACAAATGccaaattcaataaaataatactgaaGAGACTCTTCATGAGCAAAACTAATCGGCCACCATTATCTTTGTCTAAAGTGGTAAGGAAgaattcaaattttattttttatatttatttatatttctgtttttgtgtgagtgttgttTGCAATGATAAATGCAACTATTGTTTTGGTACCATCAACAATTTTGGGTTGATATATCCGTAACTATGTGCACCTTAATTTGCCTTCCATCTATCTATATTAAAGTATTCTTTGTCTAAGGATTAGTTTTATAGCAGTGTCTTGATTCATTTTTCGAATTTTAGATTCGCTTAATGAAGAAACCTGGGCGTGAGGGCAAGACTGTGGTGGTTGTAGGTACTGTTACAGATGATGTTCGCATTCACAAGATCCCAAACTGAAGGTATGTTTTCTAATAATAGGATTTCTTAGAATTTGAttacataataaacaataattggAAAGATGTACTGCTGTCTTTagcttgtgcctttatttaaaCGAAAGGTAATTACGGTTTTGTGTTGGTTGCTGAGACCACGAATGATGCCAAGACTGCAGAGAACAGTTTCCTAGCATCCATAACTTTCATTTGATTGGTTTGTTTATGACATTTTAAGATAGTATCTGATATTACCCTTTGAAAATGAGGACATGCCCTAGCAAACCATTAAAATACTTTCCACACTTTGCACACATGACTTATGCCAAGACCCTAAATAGCCCATTGGCAGAAGTACTGGTAACAATGGTCGGTaaacttctgtttttattgttatatgtACCTAAACATTAGTTACGTCTCACTTGGTAAATGATCTTTTTTGTTGTAGGTGTGTGCACTTCGTGTGACTGAAGGTGCCAGAGCCCGTATTCTGAAGGCTGGAGGGAACTCTTAACCTTTGATCAACTGGCTCTGCGTGCTCCAAGGGGAAAAACACCGTTCTTGTGCAAGGTTGGTTCTGAGAGAAACTGCTTGCTGTTTTAACATAGTCTGTAAATAAAGGTTCAACAATTTTCCTTGTTGGtgaaaatatcttaaaatcgatgtaaaacatatttatcaTCCATGGCATTGCTACAAATCATCAAGTCTACATGTTTTTTTATTCAGACACATTTGTTTCTGTAATTGCAGGACCACGCAAAGCTCGTGAGGCATACAGGCACTTTGGACCTCCTCCTGGTGTACCTGGCAGCAAAGCAGCGTAAGTTATTTTCTAAATCTGCTCTTATGTGGGGATTAGTGTGGGTAAATTGATAACTGCTTTTGATGATGCTGAGAAATATGCTGTTGTATGCTTGCTGTAGTGACTGGGAAAAACCCGGCAAAGTAACCCTATGGTGGCTGATATCGTTTTGCAGTATTTGGTTCACAGGTTAAGTGTTGCACTATCCATGAGTGGgaatgttgactttttaaaagtacagGGCTTCTCGGTAAGGAAGTATGTTCAGTTTGTGTgaaaagagttaaaaatatattcCCTCCCTCTCCCGTTTTCAAGGATTTAGAACTTATCAGgcttgttacttttattttcagccCACATGTACGGTCCAAGGGCAGAAAGTTCGAACGGGCACGTGGTCGCAGAAAGAGCCGTGGGTACAAGAATTAAGGCAGTGTCTTCACAGCCATTTGCTTGGACTTTGTGGGTGTACAGTGTCTTGTTGCAATAAACAACCTGTAcagtcattgtttttttttttttttttgtattgtgtgGGCACAGCAAATCAGCTTCTTGGAATAGATTTCAGTCGTTCTAGAACCATATGAAATTCTGTCCAATTGTGATGATGAAAGTAACTTTCTTAACATTGAAGATgtacaaagactggctaataactggAGACTGATGGGTGatggtttttattattgctggtCTCAGGTAAATGGaccaaaaatcttttttttggaaaggagaaggCTTGAATGAAAATTCTTAGGTTCTTCCCCGGGAAAGCCAGGATTGTGGCTCATCATTCTGTAAGGGTGAAATGGTTGGGTCCCTTCAGCGTCTATTAATGCTGTACGGCCCACTCCTCCCTCATggatttaataattttttctgtgcaaacttcaaacaaaaaagtacaaaatccAGTCGTTTGGCTAAGTAAatcgtattttttaaaagttgcacGTGAACAGGAATGTTTTTAGATTGACCTTTTTCCAAGTTTATCTTTTCAAAATTGATATCGACACAAATGCACAAATTTAAAGCATTCAATtctgtgttttcctttttctaacaCTGAAGTTTGTCGTCATTAggaatgtttattcatttctacatgGTGTGTGACCATTAAAATCCACTGAAAGTTACCTCTGCTGTGCTTTGGTCCTGCTTGTGATAAAAGTGAAAGCACCTATGAAGCAGGACCAAACCACAGCAGACAGGTCCACAAGTCTAAACTGAAGACACGTCTTTTCCAAACTCGGACTTCACTGTGATCCTGAATGTGTAAAACGCATCAGTAATTTACTAAGTGTAAGTTGTAGAAGTGATTGTGATATATGGGTgcattattgttattgattagactttgtatgatttatgtaatgCACTGAACAAATCTTTGGACAGGCACCATATAAATCATTATATGTGGTAGAACCATGCCAGCTATGGTCAAACATGAATGACAAGTTTTTAATGGGTGTGAATGATGTAAATAAGAATTTTGaggtcagagaaaaaaaaactgctcatGGGAAAGGTTTGCTTTTTTGAGTTTGGGCTGCTTGGTGGTGGTTGCAGGCGACCAGCAAGCAGTCACCTTAAAATGGTACCCATGAGTTGAAAGACTAGCATACTAATGACATTTTCACCAAAGACGCTGTCCTAACACAAGAACATTCAACATAAAACCCATTACACATAACTTGATCACATTGTTTACTGTCTGACCATGAACAATACACGTCAAGACTACCAGCACACATGTAGGTTTGTTAAATACATACGCAATGTATAATGCAGTATTTTGCATGCAACAAAAGAAGAGCAACAAGTCCTCCCAGAATCTTCGTCATCTTTCGTCATCGTTGATGATGAGATATTCCAGCTATAGTAAGAGCACTGTACACACAAGATGCCACTTTGCCTGGAGCACGTATTCATCTGAACATTGTCTGCAACCTTAACTGAAGTCCACAACACTTGTACTTAACAACCCTTGATGAAGACTGGGATAAGGACACTTAAAATTGAGGTGATGTGATCTGACCATTGTTAGATGCTGCGTAGAGCTATTTGAAgtagcaaaaaaagaaaaaagtgaattgtttttattaataaaggTGGTTTTTAATGATACAACAGTTTCCTAAGGTAATTAGATGGTGGAATTATGTAAAATCTAGGAATCTCTAAACCACTGACAGCAGAAAGCATGCTTTGTGCAGATTGGTCTTTCAGAACTGTTAGAACTGGCCACTGTAGTATTGCAAATGCTAGAGAATCAGCAGGGAGACAACAAATCTCTAACTTCTGTTAGAGACAAACATATATTCACTTTTTTGCTGGCATGTGCACAGCAGTGGGAATTCATACCCCAAGCTCTTTACATAACTGTCATTTTGTGGTACCTCTAGCATAACATGGTCTCTCTGCTATCTTCGAAAGgtcgaaaaaaaagaaatgatgatggAGACCTGATGGTTGCTGTCAAGCTTATCTCTGCTATTGAGGtatctgaatatttatttttatatttatgctgATTTATAATCATCTTATTTACTGGGAAGGTCTACTTGCACATGAGTAAAAACATCTGGAACATCCCTTTGCATTCCGTCTTCAGCCCTTGACTACAGTTGTCTTGGACCTTTGATCAAAGCCTGCTGATGCAGGTCAGTACTACACAGTCACCTTTCAGGTTCAGTGTGTCAGTATAATCATTTCCCATCTAGAATGGTTGGTTTACAATGAGGGgagaggaaactggagtactcAACGGCTAGCTATGTGAATAGGTATCACATACAGTgtcctgagatgagatctgagcCTGGGCCTCTCACTGTAGAGATAACAATCGAGTTGATCACTACATTACCGAGGGCTACTTTCCCCAACCCAATGATTGGGATAATTTAAATGCCATTAGTATGTCAGCAAGTAAAATCTAATCACGATCGTTATGACAAAGCATCAAAAGATGTTTTGATTTTCACTTTGGGATAGCTTTGTGACCACTTAGGAAAACTAAGCTGTATTTATAAGTAGCAGGGTTAATTTAAACTGTCACTTTAGTCAACCATGGACAAGACAAAAGCCACTGAACGCAGAAAAGAGCAGGCATCTCCTGGCTCCTTCATTTACTAACTGGAGCAGAATTGTGAATGGGAGACAACTGAATAATAGTAATGCTCTACtgcaaagacaggaaaaaaagcaacaggTAAAGATCACAGTTAATTAATCATCAGAAAATTGAGGAGGGAAAGCTATGCTTATTTTGTCAAGATGTCTACCACAACTGGCTGATGAATATAACAAaacatctttgtcttttgtgttaACATTTCAGCACtatatgaaatgaaaaaaaaaaaccttgggtTAACACAGCACCAATGTATAATGACAAacctgaaaaagaaacattcacatcatggtgtgtcagtgcgtgtgtgtgagatagagggtgtgtgtgtttcaaatTGAGAAATATTGGTTTCCTGAGTGCTATACAGTGGAGGAATTTGGAAGATGAGTAGCAACCTTCAGCAGCAACAAATCTGCAGAGTAGCTGCAGATTTTATGTTTGACATAACAAACACCTTCACAAAGAAAAGTCCAAACTGTCCATCACATTTGCACAAAGATAAGCATGCATTAAGTCTGCAACTGTTGTATCGGGGGCCTACATGTAAAGTGTAACAATTCATCAGTAAAATAAAGGGTACAGatcttttttaattcaattttctGTCCCTTTCCTCAAGAAATGAGGAAAATAGTGCTTTATTTAGctaaacaaaaaagcaaagtatTTGTCAACAAGTCAAAGGTTAATACTTTATCGTCCACATTGGGAAGGATGAAATTTGCATTTTCCCCAACCCACGAATGTGCCATGCTCATGTGTGTTGCACTCATGTGTGCTCTGTATTCTTCATGCACAGTTTGTGTACCAcagtaagtaaataatttacgattctttgtgcacaaaaaaatatgtgaaaccAAAATGGACTGCAACATCTATTCCTCTTTTGATGTTTGCTTGAAAACTTCCATTCTGTTTAGTTTTCCCCATCACAGTTCTAGTGACAGCATAAGTTATGTGCATTAAGTTACAAAACTACAACTTCTGAGTGCACAAAACAGCAACATGCATTCATCTGCTATTTTGAATAGTTGAGCCTTGGAAGCTTTCAAGTCTAGTGAAAAGAACAGTTCAAGACCAAGCATAGTTTCCAgtcacatacatattttatgaatgattagaaaaatacatgaaatactTTCATGTGCTTTAACAAATTCAACAAAATAATCTTGAAAGAAATGGTTGATGTAGACTGCTCTCATTTTTCTCCTATAAATCCAGCGAAagcatataattattatttcaaagcCTCCAGCTGTGAATTGATTGTTGCATACGTCAGATGTGCTCATGCATGCTGCGCATTCATGAGACTCCTTGAATGACCCACATCAATCAGCATTTGCattaacagcaacaaaaatgtcCAGGATACACACCTAAGCACTAGAATGTTAGCACTGCTTTAAAGATTGAATGTAAAACTAAAGATGCTGACGATCAGATCTTGATCTGCCTCAGACATCATTTTGGTTCACACCAAATCTGGGTTAGTCACTTGTTTTTCTGTAAGATGACCCAGACTATCACATTTCTGGCGATGCTAATCGGAACTGCTAATCTGTAGAGTCAACTCTGACATGCAAGTGCCTACATTAAATCTGTAAGCACTGGGTTAGTTTTTCAGAATCTGCTTACTGCAGCAAGTAAGTATATAAAGCTTATTCTTAGGATCAAGGAGTAGGAAAGAAATGCAGTTCTTCTGCAGTGCAAATACCCTTCTGTGTCTGTATTTAGTGAAGACACATTGTTGTATCATATTTTGAGGCTCTAGCCATGAAATCACACAAGATGATCTGCCAATAGCTAACTTGTCTTTTTCCACTGCATCACTGTAAGACCTTGGGTGCACTGTGAAACTTTATTAAAAGCTCAAACCACTTCAGGAGTAAGAAAACTTGCCTGAAACTACTTCATCTAAGTGTAGGTCATCTCAGTGCTTTTTACATGTTTCAAATTATGAAATGCAAGCAAGGCTGTTTGCTGAATGCTGATTAACACACTGGCCATGCAAAGCTTTTAAGAGATCTTATAAATGATGGTTAATGATGCTTGCCTGATGGTCTAGTCACAAATGATATACTATACCATTCCTCTAAAACCATGCATATGTACCTGTCGGCTGCTACAGGGACACTTAGCAAGATTTGTCTCATTTTCCCATCTCCTCCACACACCGACAAATTCTGCCTACTGTCTGGCAAAAGTTTTCATCTTCAAAATGCTACCCTTTGATACTGCTTTCACTTCATCTATTAGTTTCCATTTTTAATGTGATCATGAGCCTCAGTGCAAGATCACAAGGAAACACTCATCCCCTGATGCAAGAACGAAGCAGTGCTGACCATCTTGTAGTCCAGCATGTCCTCTCCTCTCTGATACACAAGTATcatattttgaacaaaaattCTGCCAAAAATCAGCATAACTTTTCATGCAGATGTTTCCTCCTTTAACATTGCATCTAGTTCATCGGTGAGATCCTGAAGCATGTTATCGATGTCGCTCAGCACATTTCCTGTTTCAACACGTGGGGGCCTAGACATAAGAAAAAAGGATGTGATGTGAACATGTCCAGCATTTAACAGCTAGAATATATAAACGCCATCAAGAAGAGAccattttgtttgctgtttcaagAAAGTgttctattttacttttataatccATTTAAATGTATCCAGGAATTGCaagtgattgaaaaaaaattaaaatgttgttttacccTAACCATAGATTTATCTTCAAAAAACCctgaacaacaaaaagaagttaaaaagcCATGCAACGTATTCACTAATGAATACAGCTTACACCATGTTTGATTCAGTGTCTGTCACTAGGGTTTCTGTCATCTGTTGAGAGGGTGGTctctgctgttgttgctggtgaTCCTGCTGTGAATGTGACCGGGACAAAGGCTGTCGTTGCAGCTGCTGCTCTTCTGAAGGCAGCACTGGTGCCTGACTTGGCTTTCTACTTGGTACTGGAGGCCTTACAGATCCTGTGTGAAAACATGTCTCAGCATAATAAAAACCTGTTGCTGTGGAAATGTTGGTTAAAATATGATGATCTAATTGAActttctttataatttattttgtgccAAATGACGAATAATTCTTCACCACATAAAAAGCCCTTGTGGTTTATTCTTAGAATGTATACAGCACACTAATCGTATTTGCACTAGTTCTGTGTTGTCTTATTTAGCATTTCTTTAAGCAGTCTCCACCAGCCTTCCTTTTACTCCAATGAGCAACTTGGTAGCATTAAATGGGCTCAAAACCAGGGGGAGCATGCA contains:
- the LOC112557060 gene encoding LOW QUALITY PROTEIN: 60S ribosomal protein L18-like (The sequence of the model RefSeq protein was modified relative to this genomic sequence to represent the inferred CDS: inserted 2 bases in 2 codons; substituted 1 base at 1 genomic stop codon) — protein: MGIDITHKYDRKVRRTEPKSQDIYLRLLVKLYRFLARRTNAKFNKIILKRLFMSKTNRPPLSLSKVIRLMKKPGREGKTVVVVGTVTDDVRIHKIPNXRYVCALRVTEGARARILKAGGXLLTFDQLALRAPRGXNTVLVQGPRKAREAYRHFGPPPGVPGSKAAPHVRSKGRKFERARGRRKSRGYKN